Within the Nocardioides humi genome, the region TCGAAGACGTGCTGGGTCAGCGAGCCGAGGTACGAGACGCCGGAGCCGCCGAGCTGGACGTACTGCTGACCCTCCGGCTCACCGGTGTGCACGCAGTACGGACGCCCGGAGACGTCGACGACGGCGTGCACGAGCGCCTCGTCGAGCGGCACGGTCGCGTCGCCGAAGCGGCGGATCCCCTTCTTGTCCCCCAGCGCCTCGCGCAGCGCCTGGCCGAGCGCGATCGCGGTGTCCTCGGTGGTGTGGTGCGCGTCGATGTGGACGTCGCCCTCGGTCTGGACCGTGAGGTCGAGCAGCGCGTGCCGCGCGAGCGCGGTGAGCATGTGGTCGTAGAAGCCGACACCGGTGGAGATGTCGTGCTTGCCGGTGCCGTCGAGGTTCACCTCGACGAGGACCTTCGACTCGCTCGTCTGCCGCTCTACGCGGGCGGTCCGGCTCATGCGCGCTCTCCGTTCGCTTCGGTGCTGACTTCTCGCAGGGCGGCCCGGAAGGCCGCCATCTCGTCCGGGGTGCCGACCGAGACCCGCAGCCAGCCCTCGGGCCCGGTCTCCCGGATCAGGACTCCCCGGTCGAGGAGACCCTGCCAGACAGCATGACGGTCGGCGAATCGCCCGAACAACACGAAATTGGCGTCGGAGTCGGCGACGTCGTACTCCTCCGCCCGCAGCCAGCCCACCAGGGCGTCCCGCTCGCGGCGCAGGTCGTCGACCCGGCCGAGCAGCTCGGGCGCGTGGTCGAGCGCGGCCAGCGCGACGGCCTGGGTGACCGCGGAGAGGTGGTAGGGCAGGCGCACCACGCGGATCGCGTCGCAGATCTCCGGCGCGGCGGCCAGATAGCCCAGCCGCAGGCCCGCGCCCGCGAAGGCCTTGCTCATGGTGCGGGTCACGACGAGGTTGCGGTACGACGGCAGCAGCTCCAGCGCGCTCGGCACGCCGGTGCGGCGGAACTCGCCGTACGCCTCGTCGACCACGACGATGCCGTCGTCGCCCGCCGCCTCGCACAGCACGCCCACCGCCTCGGGCGGCAGCGCGGTGCCGGTCGGGTTGTTGGGGCTGGGCAGCAGGATGACGCTCGGCTGCTCGGTCTTGACCAGGTCGCGCGCGGCGTCGAGGTCGAGCGCGAAGTCCTCGGCGCGGCGGCCCGCGACCCAGCGGGTGCTGGTGTCGCGGGCGTACTCGGGATACATGGAGTACGTCGGCGCGAAGCTCACCGCGGTGCGGCCCGGCCCGCCGAAGGCCTGCAGCAGCTGCAGCATCACCTCGTTGGACCCGTTGGCCGCCCACACCTGCTCGGGGGCGATGCCCGCGGGCGTGTCCCGCGACAGGTACGCCGCCAGCGCCTCCCGCAGCGCCACGAACTCCCGGTCGGGATACCGGTTGAGCGTGGTCGCCGCGGCGGCCGCGGCCGCCGCGATGTCGGCGATGCAGGCGTCGGACGGGCCGTAGGGGTTCTCGTTGACGTTGAGCTGGACCGGCACGTCGAGCTGCGGCGCGCCGTACGGCTCGATCCCGCGCAGCTCCTCGCGCAGCGGCGGCCAGCCGCCACCGGCCGGCGCGCTCATCGCGTCGACCGCACCGTGATGGCGGCGCCGTGGCCGGGCAGATCCTCGGCCTCGGCGAGGGTGACGACGTGGCCGGCGACCTCGGCGAGCGCGGCGGCGGAGTAGTCGACGACGTGGACCGACTTGGTGAACGCGCGGACCGAGAGCCCCGAGGAGTGGCAGGCGCACCCGGCCGTGGGCAGCACGTGGTTGGACCCGGCGCAGTAGTCGCCGAGGCTGACCGGGGCGTGCGGGCCGACGAAGATCGCTCCGGCGTTGCGCACCCGGGCCGCCCACGCGGGGGCGTCCTCGGTGTGGATCTCGAGGTGCTCGGCGGCATAGGCGTCGACCACCGCGAGGCCCTGCTCGAGGTCGCGGACCAGGACGATGCCGGACTGCCGGCCGCCGAGCGAGGTGGTGATCCGCTCGCTGTGCTTGGTGGCGGCGACCTGCTGGTCGAGCTCCGCCTCGACGTCGGCGGCGAGCCGCTCGGAGGTGGTGACGAGGACGGAGGCGGCCAGCGGGTCGTGCTCGGCCTGGCTGATCAGATCGGCGGCGACGTACGCCGCGTTGCCGGTGTCGTCGGCGAGGATCGCGATCTCGGTGGGCCCGGCCTCGGAGTCGATGCCGATCTGACCCTTGAGGATCCGCTTGGCGGTGACCACCCAGATGTTGCCGGGTCCGGTCACCAGGTCGACACGGGCGACGCGCCGAACGGGATCTGCGTCATCGAGGCCGTAGGCGAACATGGCGATCGCCTGGGCGCCGCCGACGGCGTACACCTCCTCGACGCCCAGCAGCGCGCACGCCGCCAGGATCGTCGGGTGCACGGAGCCGCCGAACTCCTTCTGCGGCGGGCTCGCCAGCGCGATGGACTCCACGCCCGCGGTCTGCGCGGGGACGACGTTCATCAGCACGCTGGACACCAGCGGCGCCAGCCCGCCGGGGACGTAGAGGCCGACCCGGCCGACCGGCACCTTGCGGTGGGTGACCCGGGCGCCGGGGCCGAGCTCGGTGACGGCGTCGGTCTCGAGCTCGTTGGCGCAGGTCGCGCGGAGCCGGCGGATCGACTCCTCCAGGCCCGCCCGGATGTCGGGGTCGAGGCGGTCCAGCGCCTCCTGCATCGCCGCCGCCGAGACCCGGATGTCGTCGACGCGCACGCCGTCGAAGCGCTCCCCCAGCTCCACGATCGCGTCCAGCCCGCGGGTGCGGACCTCCTCGCAGATCGCATGCACCGCCGGCACCGCGGCTTCGATGTCGAAGTCGGCACGGGGCACTGCCGCGCGGTAGTCGGTCTCGGGACCGGCCTCGCGCAGGTCGATGCGACGGATCAGGGACATGCCCCGATTCTACGGTCGTCGCGCGCGGCGGTGCCGCCGTCCCCGCTACGTTGGACACGTGACGG harbors:
- the hisB gene encoding imidazoleglycerol-phosphate dehydratase HisB → MSRTARVERQTSESKVLVEVNLDGTGKHDISTGVGFYDHMLTALARHALLDLTVQTEGDVHIDAHHTTEDTAIALGQALREALGDKKGIRRFGDATVPLDEALVHAVVDVSGRPYCVHTGEPEGQQYVQLGGSGVSYLGSLTQHVFETIAFHGHFALHVRVLAGREPHHIVETQFKAFARALRDAIALDPRETGIPSTKGAL
- a CDS encoding histidinol-phosphate transaminase, which translates into the protein MSAPAGGGWPPLREELRGIEPYGAPQLDVPVQLNVNENPYGPSDACIADIAAAAAAAATTLNRYPDREFVALREALAAYLSRDTPAGIAPEQVWAANGSNEVMLQLLQAFGGPGRTAVSFAPTYSMYPEYARDTSTRWVAGRRAEDFALDLDAARDLVKTEQPSVILLPSPNNPTGTALPPEAVGVLCEAAGDDGIVVVDEAYGEFRRTGVPSALELLPSYRNLVVTRTMSKAFAGAGLRLGYLAAAPEICDAIRVVRLPYHLSAVTQAVALAALDHAPELLGRVDDLRRERDALVGWLRAEEYDVADSDANFVLFGRFADRHAVWQGLLDRGVLIRETGPEGWLRVSVGTPDEMAAFRAALREVSTEANGERA
- the hisD gene encoding histidinol dehydrogenase, whose translation is MIRRIDLREAGPETDYRAAVPRADFDIEAAVPAVHAICEEVRTRGLDAIVELGERFDGVRVDDIRVSAAAMQEALDRLDPDIRAGLEESIRRLRATCANELETDAVTELGPGARVTHRKVPVGRVGLYVPGGLAPLVSSVLMNVVPAQTAGVESIALASPPQKEFGGSVHPTILAACALLGVEEVYAVGGAQAIAMFAYGLDDADPVRRVARVDLVTGPGNIWVVTAKRILKGQIGIDSEAGPTEIAILADDTGNAAYVAADLISQAEHDPLAASVLVTTSERLAADVEAELDQQVAATKHSERITTSLGGRQSGIVLVRDLEQGLAVVDAYAAEHLEIHTEDAPAWAARVRNAGAIFVGPHAPVSLGDYCAGSNHVLPTAGCACHSSGLSVRAFTKSVHVVDYSAAALAEVAGHVVTLAEAEDLPGHGAAITVRSTR